The sequence TGCGCTGCACCTGCGCTACGAACTGCTCGGCAGCGAAGATGCGCCGGTGGTGTTGCTGGCCGGTGGCATTTCGGCCAGTCGCCACGTCGCCGCGAGCGCGCAGTTCCCGGAAGCCGGCTGGGCCGAGGGCCTGGTCGCCCCGGGCAGGGCCTTGGACCCCGCTGGTCGCCGCATCCTGGCGTTCGATTTCGTCGGCGCCGACGGCAGCATCGATGCGCCGATCGACACTGCCGACCAGGCCGATGCGGTCGTGTTGCTGCTCGATGCGCTGGGCATCGGCCAGCTGCGGGGTTTCGTGGGTTACTCCTACGGTGCGCTGGTCGGCCTGCAGCTTGCCGCCCTCCACCCACAGCGGCTGCAGAGGCTGGTTGCAGTGAGCGGCGCGCACCGCCCGCATCCCTATGCCGCGGCATGGCGCGCGCTGCAGCGCCGTGCGGTCGCGCTGGGCCAGCTGCAGTGCGCCGAAAGCCAGGGCCTGGCCCTGGCACGCCAGTTCGCGATGCTCAGCTACCGCACGCCCGAGGAGTTCGGCGAACGCTTCGACGCCGAGCCGGAACTGGTCAACGACCGGGTGCGCGTGGCCGCCGAGGATTACCTCGATGCCGCCGGCTCGCGCTATGTCGCCCGCACCCATGTCGAGGCCTACCTGCGCCTGTCCGAATCCATCGACCTGCACCGCGTCGACCCGGCCGCGATCGCGGTGCCGACCGTGGTCGTGGCGGTGGAGGGCGACCGCCTGGTGCCGCTGTCCGACCTGGTGAACCTGGTCGAGGGGCTGGGCCGTCGCGGCAGCCTGCGCGTGCTGCGCTCGCCCTATGGCCACGACGCCTTCCTGAAGGAAACCGATCGCATCGACGCGATCCTCGCTACCGCACTGCGCACCGGAGAAACCGCATGAGCACGAGCGCCACCCACGCATCCTGTTGCAGTTCCGTCACCGCGGCCGTGCGTGCCGGTATCGACCGCGACACCTCTTTCGGCGCAGTCACCCCGCCGCTGGTGCTGTCGTCCAACTTCTCCTTCGAGGGCTTCGGTAACAAGCGCCAGTACGACTACACCCGCAGCGGCAATCCCACCCGCGACCTGCTGGGCGAGGCGCTGGCCGAGCTAGAAGGCGGCGCTGGCGGCGTGGTCACCGCCACCGGCATGGGCGCGATCACCCTGGTGCTGCATGCCCTGCTACAGCCCGGCGACAAGCTGGTGGTACCGCACGACGCCTACGGCGGCAGCTGGCGCCTGTTCAACGCCCTGGCGGCCAAGGGCCATTTCGAGCTGATCACCGCCGACCTGACCGACCCGCGCGCACTGGCCGCGGCGCTGGCGCAGTCACCGAAGCTGGTGCTGGTGGAAACCCCGTCCAACCCGCTGCTGCGCATCACCGACCTGCGCTTCGTGGTCGAGGCCGCGCACCGTGCCGATGCGCTGGTGGTGGTCGACAACACCTTCCTGTCGCCTGCCCTGCAGCGGCCGATCGAGTTCGGTGCCGACCTGGTGCTGCACTCCACCACCAAGTACGTCAACGGCCACAGCGACGTGGTCGGCGGTGCGGTGATCGCCCGCGATGCCGACATGCACCAGCAACTGGTGTGGTGGGCCAACGCGCTGGGCCTGACCGGCTCGCCGTTCGATGCCTTCCTGACCCTGCGCGGCCTGCGCACGCTGGATGCCCGCCTGCGGGTGCACCAGGAGAATGCCGCGGCACTGGTCGAGCTGCTGCAGCAGCATCCAGCGGTCGCCAATGTCTTCTATCCGGGCCTGGCGACCCATCCCGGTCACGCGGTCGCCGCACGCCAGCAGCGCGGCTTCGGCGCGATGATCAGCTTCGAGCTGCACGGTGGCGAGGACGCCGTGCGCGCGCTGGTGGATGGGCTGCACTGCTTCACCCTGGCCGAGTCGCTGGGCGGGGTGGAAAGCCTGGTCGCGCATCCGGCCACGATGACCCATGCGGCGATGACGCCCGAGGCGCGTGCAACGGCCGGGATCGGTGATGGCCTGCTGCGGCTTTCGGTAGGCATCGAAGCCACCGGGGACCTGCTCGCCGATCTCGGCGCGGGCCTGGAACGTGCGCAGCAGGTGGTCGATGCGCTGCGACTTGCGCGGGCGGACGCATGAACCTGACGACGGGACCGCTGCCACTGTCTGCCGCACCTGGCCCACTGGCGGCGCCGCGGATGCCTGGCGTGGCGTTGCTGGGCACCGGCACCGTCGGCAGCGCGTTCGTGCACCGTTACCAGCGACTGCGCGAGCGCGGCGTGGCGATGCCGCGGCTGGCCTGGCTGGCCAATTCCCGTACCGTCCACGCCTGCAACCACGATCCGGCCGCAGTGCTGGCTGAAGCTGGCCGGGCGTCGCGGGGGCCTGCCTCACCGTCTTCGTGGCAGTCGCAGGTCGAGCTGCTTGCCGGCGACGTGCTGGTAGATGCCACTGCCAGCGACGAGCTTGGCGCACAGCATGCGCACTGGCTGGCGCGCGGGGTGCATGTGGTCACCGCCAACAAACTCGGGCGTGGAGCGCGGCTTCCCCGGGCACAGGCCATCACCCGGGCAGGCATCGAAGGCGGTGGCCGCTATGGCGACAGCGCCACGGTCGGTGCCGGACTGCCCGTGCTGGCGAGCGTGCGGGCACTGGTGGCCGGGGGCGACCGGATCCACGCGATCGAAGGCGTACTCTCCGGATCGCTGGCCTGGCTGTTGGGGCGTCATGACGGCAGCGTGCCCTTCTCCGAATGCGTGCGTACGGCCAGGGCCGCCGGCTATACCGAACCCGATCCGCGCGCCGACCTGTCCGGCGAGGACGTGCGCCGCAAGTTGCTGATCCTGGCGCGTGCGGCCGGGATGGCGCTCGAGCAGGACCACGTGCAGGTGGAATCACTGGTGCCGCCCGCGCTGGCACGCGTGCCCGTCGAAGATCTGGACGCTGCACTGGACCAGCTCGATGAGCCGATGCTGCAGCGGCTGCAGCAAGCCCGGGCGGTCGGGGCGCGACTGTGTTTCGTCGCCCGCCTGGACCAGGCCGGTGCGAGTGTCGGCCTGCGCGCGCTGCCGCCCGGCCACCCGCTGGCAGCGGGTGAGGGCACCGACAACCGGGTCGCCATCCACAGTGATCGCTATGCCGAACGGCCACTGCTGATTCAGGGGCCGGGAGCGGGCGCCGAGGTCACGGCCGCGGCGCTGCTGGACGAAGTGCTACGGCTCCTGCGGTAGCCGCGTCCGGTTCTGCTTGCCTCAGCCGCGGGCGGCACGGGCCACGAGGAAATCCCGGGCCTGGGTGCGGTTCATCGGCCGGCCCTGCGCGTCGACCGCGCGGAAATCCACGCCGTGTTCCCACAGCTGCAGCGTGGTCAGTACCGCGATGTCCTTGGCCGGCGTGCGTGCCTGCAACTGCAGCAGTTCGCGGTCGAAACCGGCGCTGCGAAGCCACGCCTCGTAGGTGAAGATGTGGTCGGTGGCCACCTCGGCCTGACGCCGGCATTGCGACTGCAGGTCGGCCGGCATCACGTCGCACTGCGGGTTCCACTGGTGCAGGCCGATCAGCGCATCCGGTTCCATCTGCCGCTGCGCGGCCGCGGCCCATAGCGCGACGCAGATGCTGGCGCAATGGCCCTTCACCCGCACGATCAGGTTGCGGCGGTTGATCATGCGCGCCGCCTCGAAGCCGGTGATCGTGTAACCGCCGCCACTGGTGACATCGATACGCTGCAGTGAAGGATTGGCCTCGAGGATGCGGCGCAGGTCCTCGGCGAAGCGACGGCCCACACCGCCCTCGATGCGTACAACCTGTCCGCCGTCGAACACGGTCATGGCGGCATCATCGACAGCGGCCAACGACCTGGCCTCCTCGCCCTGGATGAGGGCAACGCGTGCCCGCGGCGCGGTGTCCACCTCGCTGGCGTCCGTTCCGGCAGTCGAGGGTGGGGCCGGACGCCCGCCGCGGTTGCCGATGTAGGCCGCCAGTCCCACCAGGGCGGCCGCACCGAGCACGACATGGCCGAGCCTGAGCCCGCCGCGTTTCGGCTTCGACGCTGCGCGCGGGCGCGTTGGGGGTGTTTCGATGGCCATGCAGACGTCCCTTGTCCGTGGAGGAGGCGCAGCCTGCCAGCTGCCGCCGGACGCATCAAGCGCCGGCGCCGTGGCCTGCGATCAGCACTCGATGACGTTGACCGCCAGGCCGCCGCGGCTGGTTTCCTTGTACTTGTCCTGCATGTCGCGGCCGGTATCGCGCATGGTCTTGATGACCTTGTCCAGCGACACCTTGTGCTTGCCGTCGCCACGCACGGCCATGCGCGCGGCGTTGATCGCCTTGACCGCGCCCATCGCGTTGCGCTCGATGCAGGGGATCTGCACCAGGCCGCCAATCGGGTCGCAGGTCAGGCCGAGGTTGTGCTCCATGCCGATCTCGGCGGCGTTCTCGATCTGCCCCGGGGTGCCGCCGAGCGCCGCCATCAGCCCGCCGGCGGCCATCGAGCACGCTACCCCAACCTCGCCCTGGCAGCCGACCTCGGCACCGGAGATCGAGGCGTTCTCCTTGTAGAGGATGCCGATGGCGGCGGCGGTGAGCAGGAAATCGAAGATGCCCTGCTCGTTGCTGCCCGGGCAGAAGCGGTCGTAGTAGTGCAGCACCGAGGGGATGATGCCGGCCGCGCCATTGGTCGGTGCGGTGACCACGCGGCCACCGGCGGCGTTCTCCTCGTTGACCGCCAGCGCGTACAGGTTGACCCAGTCCAGCGTGGTCAGCGGATCGCGCATCGCGGCCTCCGGGCGCGAGGACAGTTCGCGGTACAGGGTCGGCGCGCGGCGCGAGACATGCAGGCCGCCGGGCAGGGTGCCTTCCTCGCGGATGCCGCGGGCCACGCAGGCCTGCATCGCCTGCCAGATCTCGCGCAGGCCCTCGCGGATCTCCTCCTCGCTGCGCCAGCACTTCTCGTTCTCGAACATCAGTGCGGCGATGCTCAGGCCGCTCCGCGCGGCCTGCGCCAGCAGCTCGTCGCCGCTCTTGAACGGGTAGGGCAGCGGGGTCTGGTCGGGCACGATGCGGTCGTCGGCGGCATCGTCCTCGTTGACCACGAAGCCGCCGCCGACCGAGTAGTAGTCGCGGGTGGCGATGACCTCGTCGTTGGCGGCGTAGGCGGTGAAGCGCATGCCATTGGTGTGGTACGGCAGCTTCTGCCGCTTGTTCATCGGCAGGTCGCGCTTCTCGTCGAAGGCGATCTCGTGCTGGCCCATCAGCTTGATGCGCTTGCTGGTGCGGATGCGTTCCAGCGCGGCGGGGATGATGTCCGGGTCGATCAGGTTCGGGCGATGGCCTTCCAGCCCCAGCAGCACTGCCTTGTCGGTGCCGTGGCCGCGGCCGGTCAGCGCCAGCGAGCCGAAGACCTCGGCGCGGATGCGTACCACGTCCTGCAGCCGGCCCGGGTCCAGCAGCCAGCGGTGCACGAAACGCTCGGCAGCACGCATCGGCCCCACGGTGTGGGAAGAGCTCGGGCCAATGCCGATCTTGAACAGGTCGAACGTGCTGACGGACATGCGCTTCTTCTTTCCGGCGGGAACAGGCAAACGGCTATTCTAAGCCGCCGCGCCATCGCGCGCGGCCGCACCGCAACATTCCCGGATGCACCATTCATGAAGCTAGTCCTGTTCCAGCGTGACGACTGCCACCTGTGCGACCTGGCACTGGAAGTACTGGCCACCGCGCAGGTGCCGGAGCCGGAGAGCGTCTTCATCGACGGCGATGAGGCGCTGGAGGAGCGCTACGGCATCCGCGTGCCGGTGCTGCGCGCGGATGATGGCCGCGAACTGGACTGGCCGTTCGACGTGGAACGGGTCAGGCGCTGGCTGCAGGGCTGATCGCCCTACAGTGTCACGCCCTGGGTGCGGCCATGCCCGGTGGCCTGGTCGTAGGCCCGTTCACTACGGCGCTGGGCCTCCAGGATGGCCTGTCCACGCGCATTTGCGCGCTGCTGGAGGTCGCCGCAGCCTAGGCCTGACTTCATTCCGGACAGGGACTCGCGGATCTGCGCGGCTGCCTCTACGGCGAACCGGTAGTGGCCCTCCTCGTGCCCACGCAGGGCGGCAATGTAGCGCTGCCAGCGCTCACGCAATGCCGGTCCGGCGACGCCCTCGTTGGTCCACTGCGGCAGCGTGACCGTGCCGCTGGTCTGCACGTCCACGGAAGTGACCTGGCAGCTCTTGCCCTGCATCGTCGTGTTGTACTTCCAGCGTACGAACCAGCGCGTATAGCCATGGAAGCGCCTGCCGTCATCGCCGGCAGGACCGCGTGCTGCCATAGCGGATTGCAACTGCGACGCGCTGCTGCCCTCGATCGGGTAGTACTCGATCCGGGGTTGCTCGTCGGCAAACGCGTTTGCCGCCATGGATGACGCGAGCAGCAGGCCGGACAAGCGCAGGAAAATGGATCTGCGGCTACTCACGTGGTGTCTCATTTGCGATTGAACACCACCCGGGTGCTGACCGCGGTTTCATTCGGGATCAGGCTGGTGTCGGCCCAGTCACCGGCGCCGACACCGAAGTCCAGGCGCCGGACCGTAGCCTTGCCGGTGAGTACTGGCTGGCTGCCGGGCGTCCAGCTGAAGGTCAGGGTGACCGGCTTGCTCACGCCCCGCAGTTCCAGCGTGCCGTCGGCGGCGTAACGGCCATCGCCCAGCGCCCGGAATTTTTCGGCGCGGTAGTGCGCGGTGGCAAAGCGGGCGACGTTGAAGAAGTCCGCACCCTGCAGGGTCGAGTCGCGATCGGCATTGCCACTGCGGGCACTGGCCAGCGGGATGCTCACTTCCAGTCGTGCGGCGTCGAGATTGGCCGGGTCAAAGCTGAGCGTGGTGGCAAAGCCCGGGAAGCTGCCGGAGAACACCTCGCCGTCGTACTTGGTCGCAAAGGCGAGCGTCGAGCCGGGCGCCTGCACGTAATCGGCGGCATGGGCCGGGGCGGTGGCGAGCATCGCGGCCAGTGCAGTGGCCACGGCGGCCGGGGAGGAGAGACGGATGTTCATCGCAGGTCCTTGTTCGGGGAAGAAAGCCAGCCGTGCGGCAGCATGCGCGCCAGCGTCGCGTCGCGCAGGTGGAGGTGGTGGTACAGCGCGGCGCCGGCATGCAGCAG is a genomic window of Stenotrophomonas sp. Marseille-Q4652 containing:
- a CDS encoding homoserine O-succinyltransferase gives rise to the protein MSFVTHAAAALEPTVPASAVAHENEGYPVVRGEIPLLLSMRHAGTRALHLRYELLGSEDAPVVLLAGGISASRHVAASAQFPEAGWAEGLVAPGRALDPAGRRILAFDFVGADGSIDAPIDTADQADAVVLLLDALGIGQLRGFVGYSYGALVGLQLAALHPQRLQRLVAVSGAHRPHPYAAAWRALQRRAVALGQLQCAESQGLALARQFAMLSYRTPEEFGERFDAEPELVNDRVRVAAEDYLDAAGSRYVARTHVEAYLRLSESIDLHRVDPAAIAVPTVVVAVEGDRLVPLSDLVNLVEGLGRRGSLRVLRSPYGHDAFLKETDRIDAILATALRTGETA
- a CDS encoding O-succinylhomoserine (thiol)-lyase translates to MSTSATHASCCSSVTAAVRAGIDRDTSFGAVTPPLVLSSNFSFEGFGNKRQYDYTRSGNPTRDLLGEALAELEGGAGGVVTATGMGAITLVLHALLQPGDKLVVPHDAYGGSWRLFNALAAKGHFELITADLTDPRALAAALAQSPKLVLVETPSNPLLRITDLRFVVEAAHRADALVVVDNTFLSPALQRPIEFGADLVLHSTTKYVNGHSDVVGGAVIARDADMHQQLVWWANALGLTGSPFDAFLTLRGLRTLDARLRVHQENAAALVELLQQHPAVANVFYPGLATHPGHAVAARQQRGFGAMISFELHGGEDAVRALVDGLHCFTLAESLGGVESLVAHPATMTHAAMTPEARATAGIGDGLLRLSVGIEATGDLLADLGAGLERAQQVVDALRLARADA
- a CDS encoding homoserine dehydrogenase, producing the protein MPGVALLGTGTVGSAFVHRYQRLRERGVAMPRLAWLANSRTVHACNHDPAAVLAEAGRASRGPASPSSWQSQVELLAGDVLVDATASDELGAQHAHWLARGVHVVTANKLGRGARLPRAQAITRAGIEGGGRYGDSATVGAGLPVLASVRALVAGGDRIHAIEGVLSGSLAWLLGRHDGSVPFSECVRTARAAGYTEPDPRADLSGEDVRRKLLILARAAGMALEQDHVQVESLVPPALARVPVEDLDAALDQLDEPMLQRLQQARAVGARLCFVARLDQAGASVGLRALPPGHPLAAGEGTDNRVAIHSDRYAERPLLIQGPGAGAEVTAAALLDEVLRLLR
- a CDS encoding L-serine ammonia-lyase — translated: MSVSTFDLFKIGIGPSSSHTVGPMRAAERFVHRWLLDPGRLQDVVRIRAEVFGSLALTGRGHGTDKAVLLGLEGHRPNLIDPDIIPAALERIRTSKRIKLMGQHEIAFDEKRDLPMNKRQKLPYHTNGMRFTAYAANDEVIATRDYYSVGGGFVVNEDDAADDRIVPDQTPLPYPFKSGDELLAQAARSGLSIAALMFENEKCWRSEEEIREGLREIWQAMQACVARGIREEGTLPGGLHVSRRAPTLYRELSSRPEAAMRDPLTTLDWVNLYALAVNEENAAGGRVVTAPTNGAAGIIPSVLHYYDRFCPGSNEQGIFDFLLTAAAIGILYKENASISGAEVGCQGEVGVACSMAAGGLMAALGGTPGQIENAAEIGMEHNLGLTCDPIGGLVQIPCIERNAMGAVKAINAARMAVRGDGKHKVSLDKVIKTMRDTGRDMQDKYKETSRGGLAVNVIEC
- a CDS encoding glutaredoxin family protein, with translation MKLVLFQRDDCHLCDLALEVLATAQVPEPESVFIDGDEALEERYGIRVPVLRADDGRELDWPFDVERVRRWLQG
- a CDS encoding DUF922 domain-containing protein, whose product is MSSRRSIFLRLSGLLLASSMAANAFADEQPRIEYYPIEGSSASQLQSAMAARGPAGDDGRRFHGYTRWFVRWKYNTTMQGKSCQVTSVDVQTSGTVTLPQWTNEGVAGPALRERWQRYIAALRGHEEGHYRFAVEAAAQIRESLSGMKSGLGCGDLQQRANARGQAILEAQRRSERAYDQATGHGRTQGVTL
- a CDS encoding YceI family protein → MNIRLSSPAAVATALAAMLATAPAHAADYVQAPGSTLAFATKYDGEVFSGSFPGFATTLSFDPANLDAARLEVSIPLASARSGNADRDSTLQGADFFNVARFATAHYRAEKFRALGDGRYAADGTLELRGVSKPVTLTFSWTPGSQPVLTGKATVRRLDFGVGAGDWADTSLIPNETAVSTRVVFNRK